The Glycine max cultivar Williams 82 chromosome 17, Glycine_max_v4.0, whole genome shotgun sequence genome contains the following window.
ATATATACTTCCCTCCTTGACCAGAAAAACAAAATGTCAAGATTCCCTCattcacaaaaaagaaaatctcaaGCTTCCCTCTTTCACCAAAAGACCAAATTAAATCTCAAGCTTCCACCAATACTGCTTTGAAACAATTGACACCATATATAGTCCCTACTATTCTCTACTTGCATGACTCATATTATTTGGGTTCTACCCATAAGATCCAATTTACTTTGAATCTTCTGATCAATTGTTTATAGTGTTGTGAGGTATATATCCGTTATGATCAATTGTTTCAAAGCATTGAAGGGGAGCTTGAGATTTAATTTGGCTTTTTGGTGAAAGAGGGAAGCttgagattttctttttttgtgaagGAGGGAAGCTTGACATTTTGTTTTTCTGGTCAAGGTGGGAAGTATATATGAgacaaataattgaaaattttttaaacttaaaagactttccaaaattaataatttatcatttttttatatactttacACATTGAtgttagaatatatttaaatatctctcagaaacaaaattttaaccCTATAATactattaacaaaaattatttacccAAATAATGCTCATACCACATTGTTTAACAAACTACTACCTGTTACTGTTCACGTTATGGTTTCTGTTAGATGGGAAAGAATGGGAAAGGAATGATACCTTCTCTAGGGATGCAAATGAAGACCAAAGAAGTATTTATCAGTAGCAGTATAACCTTGTCAGTAAAATTAAGgtactaaaatataaaagattttaaacACTAATTTGTTTCAGAGTGATGGTTAAATCATCCTATCACCCATTTAATTACTGTAAGCAAAGTATTAAATGAGAAGTAGAGGCATCTAATGCCTTCAACACTCAGAAAGCTTTTAGTTCAATTTGCTATAAGTAACTAGAAGCCTTATATGGAGGATATACAATTATTCTCTGTTTCATTATAACAGAACAATTGTAGTTGTTAACTTATTACATAGCTATTGTGGATAAGTTAGCTTGGATACATGCCCAAAAAAACAGAGCAGATATCATTATTAATCTATTTTGCATACCCATTGCTTGAATTTGTATTTGGAGTATGTATGGTACTGGTACAAATATTGACCAGAAAAACTGACTGAAACTAAAACTGGATAATATTCAGCTATAAGGAATGTCAAATCAGAAAATTATAGCTAAAAACAGAGAAACAAAACAggaaagaaaaccaaaaaatctaaaaaagaaaattagagaTTAAGGTTGTGTTTGATTTCTATTCTCAAAAACTTATTATAGTTTTCAAAATGCAACTAAACAGGGTTTCTTAGACAGTTAATGGAAGGTGGTGAAGGCACAGAGCAGACGGGTTGaacaagatgacaaaagaagatgatgatgataaaatatatcctagttgtttttttttaacacttgtTTTcgaaacaattttcaaaacatgatgcattttggataaaaaattgatttatgacTAGTGCAGAgttatttagaaaacaaattttaaaaccaaaaagagagaagagaatcaAATAGACCCTAACCCTATAGGATAGTGCACACTCCTCCCCTAACCAAGGTCACCTccataaacaaattttatgacTAGTGCCCTCACTATTACAATTCCAATTCTTCTCCTCCAATCTTTCTCTTGCCAGCTGTCTAGTCTattaggctttttttttttttctctcttccaaCTAATTTCTACATTCcttcattacattctttcatTGTATTTCCATCCAgttcctttattcttttttcttcttctttcatacACCAATTGGATTTTACAAATATTTGTCCAAGTTTTGTGTTCCTTTCCTCTCCCTCGGTATGCAAGGGTTTATGGTCCTTCAGAATCCAAGCAAGATGGCTCAGAAATTTTGAAACACAAGACAGCATAAAATGAAGATAACTTCAAGCTGCAATGGTAAAATCTGAAACAAGATAAATGAATTTAAAGCATATTTCTTGAATTTACATCACAGGTTTTAAACTGGCAATTTCATGCTACCAATGTTCATTCATGGGAGTGAAAATGGTGGGTAAACAGCTGTAAGATTGAAAGGATACTAACCAAAATTCTGCCATTTCACTAGTTGGTATCTGTTTTGACAATGACTCATAGAAAACCCTCAGGGGTTCTTTCTGTCAACAAAACCACAAAGATGAGATAGAGTTGATTACTATATATGAACATTAGTTTTGTAATTCCAGGAATTAAATGCTATGAGTTCACACCTGTTCTGGAGGATCATGTTTCTGCCCAGGCAGACTGTAGACTTTCTTCTCTCTCACTTTTGTAGTTGTCTTTGTTACTGTTTTTGAAGATGACGATGTCGATTTGGATTTGACCTTCAAATGTGTATCCACAAAAAAATACCAATTAGACACAACCATCCTaataaaaaatcacacaattgaGATATTAAAACATATGGTATATGGGCCAGAATTCTATGCAAATTATACAAAAACAGGTTCATATCACAAATATGTGCAAGGGAAATCAAATGCAATTGCAATAAATAAAGatgtattatttgaattttgaacaatcCACAAAATTCTGGACCAACTTCCCCAATTAAGGACATCACCTTTAATTTCAAGCAGCCAGTGAAAACCCACCTAACACATTCATAATTCCACACAAATTGAAACTACCCATTTAACATTCCAATGATTCCAATTCAATAACATAATCCATATGGTCAAAACTGTGCTCAAACAACACAAAAGCTCCAACTTTAAAATTCTCAATTGTGAAAACTGATTGATAATAATACCTCAGACTTTGTCACAGTTGAAACAGATTTCATCTTTGAATCAGCGGGGAGCTTGCTTGAGCTTTCGACTTTCTTCCTGACAGCTGAAgaatcaatctttcccttgGAAGAGCCATCTGGGGCACTTGATTTGAGCTTCACAGAGCTGCGTATGGTCTCTGTGGCCATACACGAATCTTAAcgcaaaaataatttgaatttagaTCAGATCTGATTAACCCTTCCTTTGTTTTTCGGTTACCCTTCTCAATTTTCATTCACAGTTGCACTATTCCATCGCCATTTATGTCTTTCTCGGTGAAtatctctcttctcttctcttgtcTGCAAAGATacgaggaagagaaaaaaaaactgttcaGATTTGCCAGTTAATGTTTGTTTAACTGCCATGTTCCTAGTGAGGGATAAGGCAAATTTCCCTATCTGGGgttcttttacaaaatatttccccagatggggttcttttaaaaaatttaacaagggAGGGTTGTTTTGTTACGTAAAATGCATGGAAATATAGCAAACCGCCGTTGGCAATGGCGGTTTGCTGACCATCTCCCACGTGGCAAGGAAAACGCCAGTGGTGATGGCGAGTTCTTGACATCTGCAAATCGCCTCTCCTTCTGGCGAGTCCGTGCACAGGTGAGCAaaccgccagtcaaactggcggtTTTGCTTTTGCAGCCCTAGGTTCCAGCTTTTTTGAGGTTCCAGCTTTTTGCAGGGATACGTTTTTCCAGGTAGGGAGTTGCAACTGCCATTGGCAACTTGAGGGCAAGTTGCAACTCCCACCAGCGATTTAGGGAAGAAGAAATAGCCAGTGCTGGTAGCGATTTAAGTGCTATATAAACTCCAATTCTCAGTTCTTATCTCAACGCTGCGTgctcaaattttagtttttaaatttgttgcTTATTCATCTCACTGCGTGCTCAAATTTCATTGCTTCTTCAACGTTGCTATAGTCAGATTTAAGGGCgtcaaattcattttaaaattgtgaGTGTCTAAGAATTCcgcataaaattttgtatttacttgttcagttttaaatatttgaatgagactataatttgtgttataattttgttaaagtaattttttttattatgaataattaattatattatatatagaaaattagGTTATATTTTAAGAGAATGCATTCCTATTGATCATATCATAAAGAAGCTCATTAACACTCTAATTATAGATGATTGTAAGAAAACCTTTTAGTGTGTGCTTGATTTAAGGCGatgaattaaacttgaaattGATTTCAGCTGAAATGAGATGAAAGTGGTAAGGTGAAGCATTTGATAGGAGTGTAATAAGTAtgaaagttttagaaaatgatgGGTACCTCCATGGGCGAACAAAACTTTTGCAAAATGATATAAATTGGGGTAAAAATAAAGGTACTGGGACAAGcaaatataagtaattttttaaagtaattattttaaagtaatctCGATACAAACTAAAGTTTTGTATTTGcttgttcaattttaaatatttgaatgaggctataatttttttatttgttagtttccagtaaaataatttgtatgctaattttttttaagtaattttttattaaaagtaaatttcagctttgaagtaaatttttttttagttcttattttgcagtaaaataatttgtatgataatttttgtaagtaatttttaattaaaactagatttcagctttaaattttttttttaagtaattatttttatttcttagtttccagtaaactaatttgtattgtaatttttttaagtaatttataattaaaagtagaTTTCAGCtttgaagtaattatttttaagtaattttttttatttcttagtttgcactaaaataatttgtattataattttttgaaagtaatttttaatttaaactagCTTTCagcttttaagtaattttttaaagtaattttttttatttcttagtttgcactaaaataatttgtattataattttttgaaagtaatttttaatttaaactagCTTTCagcttttaagtaatttttttaagtaattttttttatttctttgtttgcactaaaataatttgtattataattttttgaaagtaatttttaatttaaactagCTTTCagcttttaagtaattttttttatttcttagttggcactaaaataatttgtattataattatttgaaagtaatttttaatttaaactagatttcagctttcaagtaattttttaagtaattttttttatttcttagtttgcactaaaataatttgtattataattttttgaaagtaatttttaatttaaactagCTTTCaacttttaagtaattttttttatttcttagttggcactaaaataatttgtattataattatttgaaagtaatttttaatttaaactagatttcagctttcaagtaattttttaagtaattttttttatttcttagtttgcactaaaataatttgtattataattttttgaaagtaatttttaatttaaactagCTTTCagcttttaagtaattttttttatttcttagttggcactaaaataatttgtattataattatttgaaagtaatttttaatttaaactagatttcagctttcaagtaatttttttaagtaattttttttatttcttagtttgcactaaaatatttttttttattccttccattgactattttcaatttattatgaataattaattaaaatattgtttttgtaggtacacgatgaattcggttataacagtgttgtatttcaatggaagggtatatgaagataatgatggtgtaatatttgaaggcagtaaaaaagcgattcagattaaacgtggaattagtttcaatgctttgaagaaaaaaattggagacaaggtaaagttacaaaataatgaaattatttctgctatcagttgtagatttttagtgtcaggaaaatatattgccttACAAATTTGCGATGACGAAGACGTTGAAACGATGCTcgaaagttttaaacaacaacaacaaatgtcagttctagaattgtacatagaaaaggatgtggctggtggttcaatgtttcattctgcaaattcccatacatcatgtggaaattatgtatctaatgATTACACACAACCgccaacaaatatgagcaatttaaatcttgacgaagatgatgatcatgatgatgatgattatcttgtgtctaactcatacgttgaagagtcgttagacgaagatgacagtgttgacGGTATATCAGATACAGACAATGAAGTCCCCGAGATGATTCcaccagtaagaattgttcacccagcagaaggtatgatttcctcttaaaaaatacttcagtcaatatatttattatttcacgacaattgtatttaatgccaaataagtatgatttgaattttttttggactataaggtgtacaaggaattcagaatccattttggaatgatgctttgcattataataatatcaactggagtcatcctgatgaggaggacatttgtggtttggagaTGCCATCCACTTTTAATGTTggtcaagaattatatgttggcatggaatttgatagtaaagatgcggtcaagaatgcggtcaaacaatatgttatgagggtgcatcaaagtttcaaagtggttgaaagcaaatgggacaagtatgtggtttgttgcttgaatagAAATGCAGAttgtccttgccctttctaCATGAGGTCAATCCTATCTAAAAAGACTGATTCATGGAAAGTCActcaatggggtggaccacacacatgtctcaaTATGACCATGACCCAAGATCACGATaaacttgattcagatttaattgcgacttgtgtagtaggtaagtattttatgttcatattatgttattgtttagccttaattgtcatttaaattttgttattctattgacaggcatgatcagagaagatccatcgataaaaatttcattgattcaagaaaggatTAACAGTCAATTTGCGTACAAGGTGTCctacaaaaaagcttggttggcgaaacagaaagccattgctattgaatatggcgattgggatgagtcatatgcgaaactttcgtcgtggctaacacacatgcaaaatcattctcctggatcgtattttcaaatactacatgacgattttatcgttGGAAATACGGTTAGTCGCGAACACCGCCAATTTCATAGAGTTTTCTGGACATTTGgccaatgtaaagaggctttcaagtactgtaagccaatcatacaagttgacggcacacatttgtacggcaaataccgtgggaccctcttaatggccacatcccaagatggaaatggtggtgtccttcctctagcattcgcggtggtggaaggtgagacgttgacagcgtggtcatggtttttggcacacttgcgtgaacatgtcacagataaaaatggtatttgtctgaTATCTGATCGACACGCAAGTATAAAGTCCGCTgtcgctaacgaagcacttggctggcaacctccccacggttatcatgtctactgcgtgcgacacatagcaagcaacttcaatcgaaaattcaataatgcaaaacaaaaagaaatgttgaagaaattgggtaaaatttcatatttgatggccacgtttattttactttcatttatactttaaattgttattcataactaattttatgcagcCTACAGTCCTTGTAAGCAcatttttgatcaaaatttagaaaaatttcgtgaactgagtccagccatagcaacatggattgatcgcatctcaaaagaaaaatggacgatggcttacgatagagaaggacgtcgatatggccacatgacaacgaacctctcagaatgtatcaataaggttttaaaggattgtcgcaacattcccataacagcattggtgaaatcaacgtacagtaggtgtcgaaagtactttgttgagcgtggccgccaagcccaaagacagttaaatgaaggccaagtatattgttcaaagcttgttaaagaactgaggaaaaatcaagaacaagcttgtacgcacatcgttcgcgtgtatgatatccactccacaaggtttgaagtagaggagagcttcaaccctataacgcaacgtggcggacaaaagtgggcagtAAACTTGAATGATCGtcattgtcaatgcggaaggtattctgcgcttcactatccatgttcacatattattgcagcttgtggttacgtgagcatgaactactaccaatatatagatgttgtttatacaaacgagcacatcttaaaagcttactccgcacaatggtggcctcttgggaatgaagcggctattcctccttctgatgacgcatggacacttatccctgacccaaccacaattcgtgcgaaaggtcgtccaaaatcaacaaggataagaaatgagatggattgggtcgaaccatctgagcaCCGAACAAAATGCAGTAGATGTGGAGCCGAAGGGCATAACAGGCGTcgctgtccaatgcaatctgagcgtgggagttgttcaaatccttgatttatgtatgttagtcgAGTGACTTGTATTTGTTTCCGTTATGTTCAATGTATTGAATTTTtggggttcaatgaattcaGTAGTCAAAAACATTTTGCCTTTAGTACATAACTTATTCGTGGGATTCAATGAATTCGTTagttaaaaccataaacataaaccctaaacctaaaccactaaccctaaccctCAACCCCTAAACGTAAACCCTAACAACTAATTCTAGTTTGATGCGCgacataaaaatagtcattatgaTAACTTAaccataaccctaaccctaactcatagccctaaccctaactcataAACCCTGCCCATAGCACTagccctaaccctaaaccctaatcacTAACCATCAACCCTAAACCCCATCCACTAACCCTACCTCACAAACTCTACCCCTAAAACTAACCCATAACCCTAAACCCCatccactaaccctaaaaataactcactaaccctaaaccccatccactaaccctaaaaatatctcactaaccctaaaccccattcactaaccctaactcataaactctaccactaaccctaaaccccatccactaaccctaaaaataaacctCTAATCCTAACTAATAACCCTACCTCAAAaatctaaccctaaccctaaccctaaataaTAACACTAACCCATAACCCCTACAACTAACTCATAAACCCTACGTCCTAAAGTTAACTCATAAACTCTAACCCTAAATAATAAACCATAACCATAACTCATAACCCTAACCGTAACTCATAAACCTAACCCCTAACACTTAACCTGAACCACTACCCCTAAAATTAGTAGCTTCAAATCAATAAAAGATGAGAAAgctaaaccactaaccctaaaccctaaccactaaccctaataataaaccactaaccataaaaataaaccactaaccctaaaaataaacccctaacccttaaaataaaccactaaccctaaaaataaaccactaacccttaaaataaaccactaacccttaaaataaacaactaaccctaaaccctaaccactaaccctaaaccctaaaccactaaccctaaaaataaaccactaacccttaaaataaaccactaaccctaaaccctaaccactaaccctaataataaaccactaaccctaaaaataaaccactaaccctaaaaataaacccctaacccttaaaataaaccactaaccctaaaaataaaccactaacctttaaaataaaccactaacccttaaaataaacaactaaccctaaaccctaaccactaaccctaaaaataaaccactaaccctaaaccccatccactaaccctaaacataaaccactaaccctaaaaataactcactaaccctaaaccccatccactaaccctaaaccccatccagtaaccctaaaaataactaattaaccCTAAacataaaccactaaccctaaaaataactcactaaccctaaaaataaaccaataaccctaaaaataaaccactaacccctaaaactaattCATAAACCCTAAGTCCTAAAATTAACTCATAAACTATAACCCTAAATAATAAACCCTAACCACAACTCATAAACCTAACCGTAACTCATAAACCTAAGTAATAAACCCTAAACTTAACTCATAAACCTAACCCTAGCCCGTAACCCTAACCCAAACTCATAACACAACCCCATAACCCTAAAACCTAACTCATAAACACTAAGTCATAAACCTAACTCGTACTACAACTAActcataaaccctaaccctaactttGTATTTGTCAACTTTAATTTTGCTGtttgactttatttattattgtagtttgatgcgcgacataaaaatagtcattatggTGTCCGCGATGGTGATTCAATAACAAATGGTGATACAAAACGCAATTCCATAACAAATTCCATAACAAGTACAATGACATACCATAAATTAagtctgaaattcaaattacaaagatacaaaacaaatttcaaatagagacatcaaaatcagtcattatggtgtccgtgatggcgcgaggatgtgccacatggtcgatcccaccTTCGGGCTTGACGATCCGGATTTCTTCTTGCGCGCTGTCTCCGCCCTTGTTCCTCAGCCTCTGCAGAAAACTcgtgacgcaaatcaacacctaataagtcaccCATTGCAGGGATTGCTCCGGGTACATCCCATTGCTGACCTAatggggcattaggtgttgCCATTGGGGCATCATGTTGCTGCGAAGGGGTCATGGTCGGCCATGAAAAATTAGGttgtgtttccgcaacaccaccaaACGAATGTTCGCTTGCAGACATATCAGTGTCATGGCCTTcgaaaggatactgatacatctgcgaAGGATACTGAGCAAATGTtggtggcgtgtaatacattccatgtcCACGCTGCTCCATATGTTGGGAAAAATCTTCCGCTTAAACAATCTCCCTTCGTCTGTCAAAACctcgagtttcaacacttgactgaagcatgtgaaactgttgtgggggaaatcgacgctctgatgctggaccatgtgCCACAGGCTCAGTGATCCTCTCTTGCTCTTGGGATAAAATCGCTAACTTTTCCACATatggcacgagatcatcaactgtccatgtgtttcgcccttgtggtgacaccatatactgCAATGTCTCGGTAACTTCACCCTGCAATTATTAGGGTAAGGAAATTAATGTCGAtgctttaaaaagtaaattgaagttaaataattaaaaagaaagaaataccaatgtagccgtgtttgcattgtttgggtcaataaacatttttgttttgcgcctataccacaccatgtaatctgagttaaaactcaataggcccTCTTGTCGAGCATAAACGTCGACCCTAAACTCAGCTCGATTATTCCACTGACTGATAAATGGGGCCAACAGCTGGAACCAATTTTCATCCATTTTGCCTTTCAGTGTTAGCCCGTGGACATTCCATGGTTGCGAAGGAGACTCcggaataggttgttgcattccaaattgtcgcAACACTCTATCCGATTGGTGCCACTctacaacatggaaacaaatgagTGGCACCACTGCGCACCACGCCATACTGCCAACCAAACAAATGGGAGGCAACATCGACATAACAGTTGCTGTGTAAGGCTCCCACAGAAACTGCATACAATAACACAATTGTTAATTTATCTTAAAccatgacattttatttattatttaacaaatacaTGATGATCTTGttacctcatgtcgtttcatgatatccaatttgcgacggaaaactattagatcatcattgccaatatgttggtttccacgtcgcagccacctacaaaaaatatatgaaataattagtgCCGACGCATtacattattgattattttcaaatgaaatttttttaaaaaaaactaacctgTGTCCGAGTGGTTTGTTTTCCATTATAGGAGGAGTtctctttggagccaaagtcgtgcagcgttcccatgcccacatttggattaagatgcacatacctccgattgattttattttgtaatcagtggcgctgcacatctctctgtatAAATAAGCAAGCACGGCAGGTCCCCATGCATACGTGCTGCACTGTTCAAAGTCCCGTAAAAATTGGAGGTACCTTAGGGAAACTTTACTGctgcttttgtcaacaaatAGAACTCCTCCTATGAATCTGAGGATCcatgcacgggtaaacctttgtaattgttcTACGTTCCCGTCATGgatatttatttctaaaaaatggtgagccagccaacttaatttgaccacactgccttgaagttcaccttcctgtggtctgactcccaataattcttcacacaattcagcccaatcaagattagtctgaccaattaatggtgccccCTCAGTATGAAGACCTAACAACACTGAcacatcttgaagagtaatcgTAGCCTCTCCGCATCTCAAGTGAAACGTGTGTGTctcgggcctccatctttcaatcaaggCTGTAATTAATGAAGAATTAATTTTCAGGTACCCCATTTTCATTATCCAATAGAATCCTGATTGGCGAAGCAGAGGAATAATTTCCTCTGGTATTTCTTCTTGTCCTTGATAGATGGGTACAACTCGTCTGATATGTAACTTCCTGTCTGGTtctccattccaaacatgttcggAAACATGTTTAGGTTGCAGCCATAAAACGTCTCCATCTATTGGACCAGACTTAATGTGTATACCAGATGAAGATGAGGATGAAGATGCCATTAATACTGTAAAGTAAAAtgtaatacaaaaaattaacaacaaaaattgtacattaaaaaaattaactacattTGAATAAATGCtttaaaatactctacaaataaaaaaattacaaacttaATAGCTAcaccaattaaaataaatgaccaacttaaaatacataaatttgttacacgtacaaaaatttaacacaaaaaaacttaaaatactacctaaaatactttacaaataacaaaattaaaaattacatagctacacaaatttaaataaattaccaaattaaaatacataacaaaattaaaaatttaaacacgtacataaatttaacacaaaaaaacttaaaatactacctaaaatactctacaaataacaaaattaaaaattaaatatgtacaaaaatttaaataaatgaccaaattagaaatacataacaaaattaaaaatttaaatacgtACATCAATTTAATacaacaaaacttaaaatactacctaaaatactatacaaataagaacattaaaaattaaatagctacaaaaatttaaat
Protein-coding sequences here:
- the LOC100786782 gene encoding uncharacterized protein LOC100786782; this translates as MATETIRSSVKLKSSAPDGSSKGKIDSSAVRKKVESSSKLPADSKMKSVSTVTKSEVKSKSTSSSSKTVTKTTTKVREKKVYSLPGQKHDPPEQKEPLRVFYESLSKQIPTSEMAEFWLMEHGLLSPERAKRAFEKKQRKQKQLRTGTPVKPSKPATKTETSQKQQQTSKNGDIKAKKRIVESDDDDDFILSHKRRKG
- the LOC121173804 gene encoding protein MAIN-LIKE 2-like encodes the protein MASSSSSSSGIHIKSGPIDGDVLWLQPKHVSEHVWNGEPDRKLHIRRVVPIYQGQEEIPEEIIPLLRQSGFYWIMKMGYLKINSSLITALIERWRPETHTFHLRCGEATITLQDVSVLLGLHTEGAPLIGQTNLDWAELCEELLGVRPQEGELQGSVVKLSWLAHHFLEINIHDGNVEQLQRFTRAWILRFIGGVLFVDKSSSKVSLRYLQFLRDFEQCSTYAWGPAVLAYLYREMCSATDYKIKSIGGMCILIQMWAWERCTTLAPKRTPPIMENKPLGHRWLRRGNQHIGNDDLIVFRRKLDIMKRHEVTRSSCIC